A genome region from Paludibacterium sp. B53371 includes the following:
- a CDS encoding FAD-binding oxidoreductase, producing the protein MLNYARQPHAHSYYAATATPWTLRPALDGNAQYDVCVIGGGLAGLSTALNLAERGFSVGLLEGSQIGFAASGRNGGQVISGFACDMDTLRAQAGEEYARSFWDMSVEAVEIIDQRVRQHQIDCDWTRGYCTVAVKPRQLRDLAAWQQEAAGRYGYQHYQWWDLPQLRSQLGSERYVGGLFDPLAGHLHPLNYTLGLARAAEAAGVTIYENTPVRSLVREPSPQAVTERGSVSCKILVLACNVFGGTLAPELSARIMPVGTYVIATEPLGAERARGLIANNMAVCDSNFVLDYYRLSADHRMLFGGKVSYSGREPRDLAQAMRSDMLRVFPQLADVSIDYAWGGFCDITMNRAPDFGRLSPSIYYLQGFSGHGVNITGIAGKMLAEAIAHENTRFELFSRLRHRPFPGGALLRTPALVLGMLYYRLKDYL; encoded by the coding sequence ATGCTGAATTATGCCCGCCAGCCCCATGCCCACTCCTACTATGCGGCCACTGCCACACCCTGGACCCTGCGTCCGGCGCTGGATGGCAACGCACAGTACGATGTGTGCGTGATCGGGGGCGGGCTGGCCGGTTTGTCGACGGCGCTGAATCTGGCCGAGCGCGGCTTCAGCGTCGGTTTGCTGGAAGGCTCGCAGATCGGTTTTGCCGCCTCGGGCCGCAATGGCGGTCAGGTGATCAGCGGTTTTGCCTGTGATATGGATACCCTGCGCGCCCAGGCGGGAGAGGAGTACGCCAGATCGTTCTGGGACATGTCGGTCGAGGCGGTCGAGATCATCGATCAGCGGGTACGGCAGCATCAGATCGACTGTGACTGGACGCGCGGATATTGCACGGTGGCGGTAAAGCCCCGTCAACTGCGCGATCTGGCTGCCTGGCAGCAGGAAGCCGCCGGGCGCTACGGTTATCAGCACTACCAATGGTGGGACTTGCCGCAGCTGCGCAGTCAGTTGGGCAGCGAGCGTTATGTCGGCGGCCTGTTTGATCCGCTGGCCGGCCATCTGCATCCCCTCAACTATACCCTCGGACTGGCGCGTGCCGCCGAAGCCGCCGGTGTCACCATTTACGAAAATACCCCGGTTCGTTCGCTGGTGCGCGAACCCTCACCCCAGGCCGTGACCGAGCGCGGCAGCGTCAGCTGCAAGATCCTGGTGCTGGCCTGCAATGTGTTTGGTGGCACCCTGGCCCCCGAGTTGTCGGCACGCATCATGCCGGTCGGTACCTATGTCATTGCCACCGAACCGTTGGGGGCCGAGCGTGCCCGTGGCCTGATTGCCAATAATATGGCGGTGTGCGACAGCAACTTCGTGCTCGACTACTACCGCCTGTCCGCCGATCACCGCATGTTGTTCGGCGGCAAGGTCAGCTACTCCGGTCGCGAACCGCGCGATCTGGCGCAGGCCATGCGCAGTGACATGTTGCGCGTGTTCCCGCAGCTGGCAGATGTGTCGATCGACTACGCCTGGGGCGGGTTCTGCGACATCACCATGAACCGGGCGCCTGATTTTGGCCGGCTGAGCCCTTCGATCTACTACCTGCAGGGTTTTTCCGGCCACGGGGTGAACATTACCGGGATTGCCGGCAAGATGCTGGCCGAGGCGATCGCGCATGAAAACACCCGTTTCGAGCTGTTCTCGCGCTTGCGCCACCGTCCTTTCCCGGGCGGCGCTCTGTTGCGCACACCGGCGCTGGTGCTGGGCATGCTGTATTACCGCCTGAAGGATTATTTGTAA
- a CDS encoding intermembrane transport protein PqiB: MTEPDPSSFLPEARVLPRRRINPSLVWLVPLLAALIGAWLVVNTILSRGPTITILFTSGQGLEAGKTRIKYRDVDIGEVTAVTLSPDRHHIQVKARLVREASPYLLADSRFWVVRPRISGGTVSGLDTLLSGSYIAMDVGHASQTSDHFTGLDEAPIVSSDRPGRQFTLQAEDLGSLEVGSPVLYRRVPVGQVVGYHLAPDGQSVAVAVFVNQPYDQYVRNNSRFWHASGIDVSMDANGLKLATQSLMSVALGGVAFETPDEGRGSEASSNHVFLLARNHDQALRQVETTVLRYQVRFADSVRGLTIGAPVDFRGIAIGEVAGLALDPASPPGAPKMLVSLRIYPDRLTAVAGGKPQRAELEEAKLASAVAHGLRAQLRTASLLTGQLYVAIDYFADAPRARLGHLNGQLLLPSMPGDIGELQHSLTRIARSIDRMQLDVLSADLRRSLHTLNGTLQQTDRLMNGMSQQGLPQLLSTLQSLQQTLDSARQTLRPDAPLQQDLRDAAHEVTAAAQSVKTLTDTLQRHPEALIRGKAGEAP; the protein is encoded by the coding sequence ATGACTGAGCCCGACCCGTCTTCCTTCTTGCCGGAAGCCAGGGTGCTGCCACGGCGCCGGATTAATCCCTCCCTGGTCTGGCTGGTGCCGCTGCTGGCAGCACTGATCGGGGCCTGGCTGGTGGTGAACACCATCCTGTCGCGCGGTCCGACCATCACCATTCTGTTTACCTCCGGCCAGGGGCTGGAGGCGGGCAAGACGCGCATCAAGTACCGTGATGTGGACATCGGAGAGGTGACGGCGGTGACACTGAGTCCGGACCGGCATCATATTCAGGTCAAGGCACGCCTGGTGCGCGAGGCTTCGCCCTATTTGCTGGCGGACAGTCGTTTCTGGGTGGTGCGTCCGCGGATCAGCGGCGGCACGGTGTCCGGTCTGGACACGCTGTTGTCCGGCTCGTATATCGCCATGGACGTCGGTCATGCCAGCCAGACCAGTGATCATTTTACCGGGCTGGACGAGGCGCCGATTGTCAGCAGTGACCGTCCGGGGCGGCAGTTTACCCTGCAGGCTGAGGATCTCGGTTCGCTGGAGGTTGGCTCGCCGGTCTTGTATCGCCGGGTTCCGGTCGGTCAGGTGGTGGGCTACCACCTGGCGCCCGATGGCCAGAGTGTGGCGGTGGCCGTCTTCGTCAATCAGCCGTATGACCAGTATGTCCGCAACAACAGCCGCTTTTGGCACGCCAGCGGGATTGACGTCAGCATGGACGCCAACGGACTGAAGCTGGCGACCCAGTCACTGATGTCGGTGGCGCTCGGCGGCGTGGCCTTTGAGACGCCGGATGAAGGCCGGGGCAGCGAGGCATCGAGCAACCATGTGTTCCTGCTGGCTCGCAACCATGATCAGGCGTTGCGCCAGGTCGAAACCACGGTGCTGCGCTATCAGGTGCGGTTTGCCGATTCGGTGCGCGGGCTGACAATCGGTGCCCCGGTGGATTTCCGTGGTATTGCGATTGGCGAAGTTGCCGGCCTGGCGCTGGATCCGGCCTCGCCGCCGGGGGCGCCCAAGATGCTGGTCAGCCTGCGCATCTATCCGGATCGTCTGACGGCGGTGGCCGGGGGCAAGCCACAGCGCGCAGAGCTGGAGGAGGCGAAGCTGGCGTCTGCGGTGGCACATGGCTTGCGAGCCCAGTTGCGCACGGCCAGCCTGCTGACCGGTCAGTTGTATGTCGCCATCGATTACTTTGCCGATGCGCCGCGTGCGCGCCTGGGGCATCTGAATGGTCAGCTGTTGTTGCCCAGCATGCCGGGCGACATCGGCGAGCTGCAGCATAGTCTGACACGGATTGCCCGCAGTATTGACCGCATGCAGCTGGATGTTCTGTCGGCGGATCTGCGCCGCTCGCTGCATACGCTCAATGGGACGCTGCAGCAGACCGATCGCCTGATGAATGGCATGAGTCAGCAAGGTCTGCCGCAATTGCTCAGCACCCTGCAGTCCCTGCAGCAGACACTGGACAGTGCGCGTCAGACGCTGCGGCCGGATGCCCCGCTGCAGCAGGATCTGCGCGATGCCGCCCATGAAGTGACGGCGGCAGCGCAGAGTGTGAAAACGCTGACCGACACCTTGCAGCGCCATCCCGAGGCGCTGATTCGCGGTAAAGCAGGAGAGGCACCATGA
- a CDS encoding MFS transporter, with the protein MLVPLIVACAMLMESMDATVITTSLPAIALELGHSPVTLKLALTAYVVGLGIFIPISGWMADRFGARRVFSTAIVVFMLGSLGCALAHHLTTFVLARFLQGTGGAMMVPVGRIVIFRTIPKAELIRAIGYLTIPALLGPVIGPPVGGFITTYFDWRWIFLINLPISVLGLFLSARYLRAWREADCPPLDVAGFLLSGTGSALLMLGLALIGSGLVPVAWIAALCLAGSLLLIFYWRHAQQTAQPLLDLSLLRIPTLRASVLGGSLFRLGLGATPFLLPLSLQIGMGHSAFAAGMVTCASALGAITMKTLAAPLLQRFGYRPVMLVNALLCGLVMAGYGLFTPHTPIWLMMLFVLFGGLFPSLQFTCLNTIVYADITDKDISRATSLASVVQQLSLGLGVTLAGLALSWNSAWHGHAVPQSSDFWPAFLLIGLFSCLSVLPTRKLSPQAGRSLTCATSATD; encoded by the coding sequence ATGCTTGTACCATTGATTGTTGCCTGCGCCATGCTGATGGAAAGCATGGACGCCACCGTCATTACCACCTCTCTGCCAGCCATTGCCCTGGAACTCGGCCACAGCCCGGTCACCCTCAAACTGGCGCTGACCGCCTATGTCGTCGGCCTGGGCATCTTCATCCCCATCAGCGGCTGGATGGCGGATCGTTTTGGTGCCCGGCGGGTTTTCAGCACTGCCATCGTGGTATTCATGCTCGGCTCGCTCGGCTGCGCACTGGCACACCATCTGACGACGTTTGTCCTGGCGCGCTTTCTGCAGGGCACCGGGGGCGCCATGATGGTGCCGGTCGGACGCATCGTGATTTTCCGCACCATTCCGAAAGCCGAGCTGATTCGAGCCATCGGCTACCTGACGATTCCGGCCCTGCTCGGACCGGTCATCGGCCCGCCGGTCGGCGGTTTCATCACGACCTATTTCGACTGGCGCTGGATCTTCCTCATCAACCTGCCCATCAGTGTCCTGGGGCTGTTCCTGTCCGCCCGTTATCTGCGCGCCTGGCGCGAGGCCGACTGCCCGCCGCTGGATGTCGCCGGCTTCCTGCTGTCCGGCACCGGCAGTGCGCTGCTGATGCTCGGCCTGGCCCTGATCGGCAGCGGGCTGGTCCCCGTGGCCTGGATCGCGGCGCTTTGTCTGGCGGGCAGCCTGTTGCTGATTTTCTACTGGCGGCATGCACAACAGACGGCACAACCCTTGCTGGACCTGAGCCTGCTGCGCATACCAACCCTGCGCGCCAGTGTACTGGGCGGCTCGCTGTTCCGCCTCGGCCTGGGCGCCACCCCCTTTCTGCTGCCGTTGTCACTGCAAATCGGCATGGGGCACAGCGCCTTTGCCGCCGGCATGGTGACCTGCGCCTCGGCACTGGGCGCCATTACCATGAAAACACTGGCCGCCCCGCTGCTGCAGCGCTTCGGTTACCGGCCGGTGATGCTGGTCAATGCGCTGCTTTGCGGTCTGGTGATGGCAGGCTACGGGCTGTTCACCCCCCATACCCCGATCTGGCTGATGATGCTGTTCGTGCTGTTTGGCGGTTTGTTTCCTTCGCTGCAATTCACCTGCCTCAACACCATTGTCTATGCCGACATCACCGACAAGGACATCAGTCGGGCCACCAGTCTGGCCAGTGTCGTGCAGCAGTTGTCACTGGGGCTGGGCGTGACCCTGGCCGGACTGGCACTGAGCTGGAACAGCGCCTGGCACGGGCATGCCGTTCCGCAGAGCAGCGACTTCTGGCCAGCCTTTCTGCTGATCGGTCTGTTCTCCTGCCTGTCGGTCCTGCCCACCCGCAAGCTGTCACCACAGGCCGGGCGATCGCTGACATGCGCGACCAGTGCCACCGACTGA
- a CDS encoding patatin-like phospholipase family protein, producing the protein MTQGLHPPVRHPGRTVLIDQLGTAHLTLSRCTTGYVLSAALPPIRGLVLSGGGVKGLAYVGALEALAHDDALSAIREIRGASAGALVGALLACGMSAGELKALTDQLALPALTRRRGDPLQGLSLPRRWWLRWFNTGQPLQQLVSQYGRAALLARLAEWLARHDPASRDYRQVQRWHEQLANQTRPLTFALLAQISRLLPAVKRFGCVISFQRARFGLGGLRLLDADSTPGLEVARGVQASCALPLLFNRVRLTLSRPGVRERGWGFDGGCSLNTPASSLILPAGLDDEWPDGDELVLRFEAPARVGWRLWLRRWFDALAGMHSVASDAWLHDQWAHSAAGRQVVTIPLRQSQTDLTHATWRLNLNRQQRQLLQHAARQAVSAHLQARQQARQSRCYASLAPALLALDDAHFSLLCRQGLPAPEAAELARTAAFRQAIDDVLARLAELSEALRCQAMSQQQGESLIRQALSRAGALLATASSPPGRIDPHRLDYLLRCLRSPCYRTVRQVLDQAWQRPAGARSALESAWLAHQEKRLVQILAHEIERQVLYPARLALWQCRENQDLLMRVQPRLGVPRSLSALQSLLEQWRHAYQTRLFGLYCPGQVARRLKDWLRELRLLRQGRGRVWGDVTLFAQKRQGVYDMSP; encoded by the coding sequence ATGACGCAAGGCTTGCACCCGCCGGTTCGCCATCCCGGGCGGACCGTGCTGATCGATCAACTCGGCACCGCACACCTGACATTGAGCCGATGCACTACCGGCTACGTCCTGTCAGCCGCGCTGCCGCCGATTCGCGGTCTGGTGTTGTCCGGTGGCGGAGTCAAGGGGCTGGCCTATGTCGGCGCCCTGGAGGCGCTGGCGCATGACGACGCCTTGTCGGCCATCCGGGAGATCCGTGGCGCTTCGGCGGGGGCGCTGGTGGGCGCCTTGCTGGCTTGCGGTATGTCCGCAGGCGAGCTGAAGGCGCTGACGGACCAACTGGCCTTGCCTGCCCTGACCCGGCGGCGGGGAGATCCGTTGCAGGGACTCTCCCTCCCCAGGCGCTGGTGGCTGCGCTGGTTCAATACCGGCCAGCCTTTGCAGCAACTGGTGTCGCAATACGGCAGGGCGGCCCTGCTGGCGCGACTGGCGGAGTGGCTGGCCCGGCACGATCCGGCCAGTCGCGATTACCGGCAGGTGCAGCGCTGGCATGAGCAACTGGCAAATCAGACACGGCCGCTGACCTTTGCCCTGCTGGCGCAGATCAGTCGCCTGCTGCCGGCCGTCAAGCGTTTTGGCTGCGTGATTTCCTTTCAGCGGGCGCGTTTCGGTCTTGGCGGCCTGCGTCTGCTGGATGCCGACAGCACGCCCGGCCTGGAGGTCGCCCGGGGTGTGCAGGCATCCTGCGCATTGCCTCTGCTGTTCAACCGGGTCCGGCTGACTTTATCTCGCCCCGGCGTGCGTGAGCGCGGCTGGGGCTTTGATGGTGGTTGCAGTTTGAATACGCCGGCAAGCAGCCTGATTCTGCCTGCCGGTCTGGATGATGAATGGCCGGACGGCGATGAGTTGGTCTTGCGCTTTGAAGCCCCCGCTCGTGTGGGCTGGCGTCTGTGGCTGCGGCGGTGGTTTGACGCCCTGGCCGGCATGCACTCGGTGGCGTCCGATGCCTGGTTGCATGATCAGTGGGCGCACAGCGCAGCCGGGCGACAGGTGGTGACGATCCCGCTGCGCCAGTCGCAGACGGACCTCACCCATGCCACCTGGCGGCTGAATCTGAACCGGCAGCAACGCCAGCTTCTGCAGCACGCCGCCCGGCAGGCCGTCTCCGCGCATTTGCAGGCCCGACAACAGGCACGTCAGTCGCGATGCTATGCGTCGCTGGCTCCAGCCTTGCTGGCATTGGATGACGCGCACTTTTCCCTGCTGTGCCGGCAGGGCTTGCCGGCACCCGAGGCGGCGGAACTGGCTCGCACGGCCGCGTTTCGCCAGGCGATTGACGATGTGCTGGCACGTCTGGCCGAGTTGTCGGAGGCGCTGCGTTGTCAGGCCATGAGTCAGCAGCAGGGCGAGTCCCTGATTCGACAGGCGCTCTCTCGCGCCGGGGCCCTGTTGGCGACTGCGAGCTCGCCGCCCGGGCGCATCGACCCGCATCGCCTGGATTATCTGCTGCGTTGCCTGCGATCCCCTTGTTACCGGACGGTGCGTCAGGTGCTGGACCAGGCCTGGCAGCGTCCCGCAGGCGCCCGAAGCGCATTGGAGTCCGCCTGGCTGGCGCATCAGGAAAAGAGGCTGGTACAGATTCTGGCGCATGAGATCGAGCGCCAGGTGCTTTATCCGGCCAGACTGGCACTGTGGCAATGCCGTGAAAATCAGGATCTGCTGATGCGTGTCCAGCCACGCCTGGGTGTCCCGCGCAGCCTGAGTGCCTTGCAGTCCCTGCTGGAGCAGTGGCGGCATGCCTATCAAACGCGTTTGTTTGGCCTGTATTGCCCGGGACAGGTCGCCCGGCGCCTGAAAGACTGGCTCAGAGAGTTGCGCCTGCTGCGTCAGGGCCGGGGCAGGGTGTGGGGGGATGTGACGCTGTTTGCACAAAAGCGTCAGGGCGTCTACGACATGTCACCTTAA
- a CDS encoding membrane integrity-associated transporter subunit PqiC: MNRILALWLCLLLFGCASAPVHYYRLPEQGGTEPPSRSDGPTLQIGPVSLPGWLNRPQLQQTGADGQVHFLPQAEWAAPLANLLALDLARQLGRSLVTAQVRAWPSASPLAADWQVALDVLALDAGRERLQLDARWQILHAGQPVGQGRLTRSFALSGQDATALVLAHEQASAALAAAIAESLRPFVH, from the coding sequence ATGAACCGTATCCTTGCCTTGTGGTTGTGCCTGTTGTTGTTCGGTTGCGCCTCGGCACCGGTGCATTACTATCGACTGCCCGAGCAGGGCGGCACCGAGCCGCCGAGCCGGTCGGACGGTCCCACTTTGCAGATCGGGCCGGTTTCCTTGCCCGGCTGGCTCAACCGCCCGCAGTTGCAGCAAACCGGCGCGGATGGTCAGGTGCATTTTCTGCCGCAGGCCGAATGGGCGGCGCCGTTGGCCAATCTGCTGGCACTGGACCTGGCCAGGCAGCTCGGCCGGTCCCTGGTCACGGCTCAGGTGCGCGCCTGGCCGTCTGCTTCGCCACTGGCAGCCGACTGGCAGGTTGCGCTGGATGTTCTGGCACTGGATGCCGGTCGCGAGAGGCTGCAGCTGGATGCCCGCTGGCAGATCCTGCATGCCGGTCAGCCCGTCGGGCAGGGGCGTCTGACGCGTTCGTTCGCGCTGAGTGGTCAGGATGCGACGGCCCTGGTGCTTGCCCATGAACAGGCCAGTGCGGCACTGGCCGCTGCCATTGCCGAGAGTTTGCGCCCGTTTGTACATTGA
- a CDS encoding GGDEF domain-containing protein, with amino-acid sequence MNMSLSGGEGGLLALAANCDELESIIRERRLFPVYQPIVDLQSGITLGHEGLIRGPADSPLHLPLHLFQQAAQCGRAIQLDQCCRRVTMERFAELGLPARLFLNVNPETLLSPDHRPGKTLAYLKQIGLEPERIVIELTETLPFASYHALREATEYYRRNGFHLALDDLGEGYSNLRLWSELRPDFVKLDKHFVQNIQRDPFKEQFVRSMVDMARQAGTLLIAEGIESAAELRLLRNLGVKYGQGYLIARPEREPDKQLQHSIGGIVWSGERQRGSARQIVARDLLIEVDPLQVSDTNEQAYRLFAADQDCFAIPVLEQGRPVGLLRRHHFLESFARPFNRELYGKKSCTVMMEKRPLIVADDTDITTLSSLVLAAGKDYLADGFILTEDGSYLGMGTCYDLMRKITDLQISAARYANPLTGLPGNVPINEAIDRLIESSQHFVVAYADLDHFKPFNDLYGYAAGDELIELVANILSEEVDESLDFVGHVGGDDFVVLMQCADWEHRLRKVLSAFDQAVPYYFSPEHVSEQGFHLADRRGEMTFFPLTSLSLGVLKVLPGQYRSHVEIGAAAAEAKKMAKKQSGSSLFIERRRPDGEPALPAGPWAGPVSG; translated from the coding sequence ATGAATATGTCATTAAGCGGGGGCGAGGGCGGGTTGCTGGCGCTCGCCGCCAACTGCGATGAACTCGAGAGCATCATTCGCGAGCGTCGGCTGTTTCCGGTCTATCAACCCATCGTCGATCTGCAAAGCGGGATCACGCTCGGCCACGAAGGCTTGATCCGCGGGCCGGCAGACAGCCCCCTGCATCTGCCGCTGCATTTGTTTCAGCAGGCGGCGCAATGCGGCCGGGCCATCCAGCTGGACCAGTGTTGCCGCCGCGTCACCATGGAGCGCTTTGCCGAGCTGGGCTTGCCGGCGCGGCTGTTCCTCAATGTCAATCCGGAAACCTTGCTGTCACCGGATCATCGCCCGGGAAAAACCCTGGCCTATTTGAAGCAGATCGGTCTGGAACCCGAGCGTATTGTCATCGAACTGACCGAGACCCTGCCGTTTGCCAGCTACCATGCCCTGCGCGAAGCCACCGAATATTACCGCCGCAACGGTTTTCACCTTGCCCTGGATGATCTGGGCGAGGGCTATTCCAACTTGCGGCTGTGGTCTGAGCTGCGGCCTGATTTCGTCAAGCTGGACAAGCACTTCGTGCAGAACATTCAGCGAGACCCTTTCAAGGAGCAGTTTGTCCGTTCCATGGTCGACATGGCGCGTCAGGCCGGCACCCTGCTGATTGCCGAGGGCATCGAGTCCGCTGCAGAATTGCGGCTGCTGCGCAATCTGGGCGTGAAATACGGCCAGGGGTATCTGATTGCCAGACCAGAGCGCGAGCCGGACAAACAGCTGCAGCACTCGATTGGCGGGATTGTCTGGAGCGGTGAACGTCAGCGCGGCAGTGCGCGCCAGATCGTGGCGCGTGACCTGCTGATCGAGGTGGATCCCCTGCAGGTCTCGGATACCAATGAACAAGCGTATCGCCTGTTCGCTGCCGATCAGGATTGTTTTGCCATCCCGGTGCTGGAGCAGGGGCGGCCGGTCGGCCTGCTGCGCCGCCATCATTTTCTGGAAAGCTTTGCCCGACCCTTCAATCGCGAGCTGTATGGCAAGAAAAGCTGCACGGTGATGATGGAAAAGCGCCCGCTGATCGTGGCGGACGATACCGATATCACCACCTTGTCTTCTCTGGTGCTGGCTGCCGGCAAAGACTATCTGGCAGATGGCTTCATTCTGACCGAAGACGGCAGTTATCTCGGCATGGGCACTTGCTATGACCTGATGCGCAAGATCACCGATCTGCAGATCAGTGCCGCGCGCTATGCCAATCCGCTGACCGGGCTGCCTGGCAATGTGCCGATCAACGAGGCGATCGACCGGTTGATCGAGAGCAGCCAGCACTTTGTTGTGGCCTATGCCGACCTCGACCATTTCAAGCCGTTCAACGATCTGTATGGTTACGCCGCCGGGGATGAGCTGATCGAGCTGGTGGCCAACATCCTGTCGGAAGAGGTGGATGAGTCGCTCGACTTTGTCGGGCATGTGGGCGGCGACGATTTCGTGGTGCTGATGCAGTGCGCCGACTGGGAGCACCGGCTGAGAAAGGTGCTGTCCGCCTTTGACCAGGCCGTACCGTATTACTTTTCGCCCGAGCATGTCAGTGAGCAGGGCTTTCACCTGGCAGACCGGCGTGGCGAGATGACGTTCTTCCCGCTCACCTCCTTGTCGCTCGGGGTGCTGAAGGTACTGCCCGGCCAGTATCGCAGTCATGTGGAAATTGGCGCTGCCGCGGCCGAGGCCAAAAAAATGGCCAAGAAGCAAAGTGGCAGCAGCCTGTTCATCGAGCGGCGCCGACCCGACGGCGAACCGGCATTGCCGGCGGGGCCGTGGGCCGGGCCTGTCTCAGGCTAG
- a CDS encoding paraquat-inducible protein A, translated as MALSTCLVCGTTCRLAGDGESVCPVCGSRLARRKPDSLSRCTAWLLAAFLCYLPANVLPIMTTRTLFGRQDDTILSGVVYLWLAGSWPLALVVFVASILVPLLKMLSLSFLLLSIRWRWRWAPEQRTRLYRLLEAIGPWSMLDIYVVGLLVALVQLRGLASIQAGPGALAFAAVVVLTMLAANAFDPRLIWDNNKETLHD; from the coding sequence ATGGCGTTGTCGACCTGCCTGGTGTGCGGGACCACCTGCCGGCTGGCAGGCGATGGCGAGTCGGTTTGCCCTGTGTGTGGCAGCCGGCTGGCGCGTCGCAAGCCGGATAGCCTGAGTCGCTGTACGGCCTGGTTGCTGGCGGCGTTTCTCTGCTATCTGCCGGCCAATGTGCTGCCGATCATGACGACCCGTACCTTGTTCGGCCGCCAGGACGACACGATTTTGAGCGGAGTGGTGTATCTGTGGCTGGCAGGTTCCTGGCCGCTGGCGCTGGTGGTGTTTGTGGCCAGCATCCTGGTGCCCTTGCTGAAAATGCTCAGCCTGAGCTTTTTGCTGCTGTCGATTCGCTGGCGCTGGCGCTGGGCGCCCGAGCAGCGTACTCGCCTGTACCGGCTGCTGGAGGCCATCGGGCCATGGTCGATGCTGGATATTTATGTGGTTGGCCTGCTGGTGGCGCTGGTGCAACTGCGCGGGCTGGCCAGCATTCAGGCCGGCCCCGGGGCGCTGGCCTTTGCCGCGGTGGTGGTGCTGACCATGCTGGCCGCCAATGCGTTTGATCCGCGGCTGATCTGGGATAACAACAAGGAAACCTTGCATGACTGA
- a CDS encoding paraquat-inducible protein A, whose product MQGGEPNRDGLIVCHDCDLLQRLTPLSAGERAQCPRCGAVLLRGPGIGLQARCALVLTGLLVLLLANVFPIVSMSAQGARTATTLLGTAWALWQQGMWPVALLVAATAMLVPLLELLVLGYLMFPLLLRRVPPGFDRILRILHVLHPWGMAEVFLMGVLVALVKLSHLADIAPGVGLWAFFALILLLALNASQFDSRGLWASYRRLQQAQGAG is encoded by the coding sequence ATGCAAGGGGGCGAGCCGAACCGGGATGGGCTGATTGTCTGTCATGACTGTGACCTGCTGCAGCGTCTGACGCCGCTGAGCGCCGGCGAGCGGGCGCAATGCCCGCGTTGCGGGGCCGTGCTGCTGCGTGGCCCCGGTATCGGCTTGCAGGCACGTTGTGCCCTGGTGCTGACGGGGCTGCTGGTGTTGTTGCTGGCCAATGTCTTCCCGATTGTGTCGATGAGCGCCCAGGGGGCACGCACCGCCACGACCTTGCTGGGGACTGCCTGGGCACTCTGGCAGCAAGGTATGTGGCCGGTGGCGCTGCTGGTGGCAGCCACCGCCATGCTGGTGCCGCTGCTGGAGTTGCTGGTGCTGGGCTATCTGATGTTTCCCCTGTTGCTCCGGCGCGTCCCCCCCGGCTTTGACCGAATTCTGCGTATTCTGCATGTCTTGCATCCCTGGGGGATGGCCGAGGTGTTCCTGATGGGCGTGCTGGTGGCGCTGGTCAAGCTGTCGCATCTGGCGGATATCGCGCCTGGTGTTGGCTTATGGGCATTTTTCGCCCTGATTCTGCTGCTGGCGCTCAATGCCAGTCAGTTCGATTCGCGTGGTCTGTGGGCCAGTTATCGTCGCCTGCAACAGGCACAGGGAGCCGGATGA
- a CDS encoding FixH family protein yields MTIQSNSSMSAPWYKHRWPWLLIAIPFSSVCVGSYFIYIATHGTDPMVQEQYYAAGQSINSLIEAGKTAEKMGLLGQLTFADNSVTLVLQRKVNEPLPPVLTLQLSHPTIASLDQTVNLVVGPDGRYSAALQPSQASRWDLTLSAPDKRWSLSGKWNKEEGSQATLSPTDVREAQN; encoded by the coding sequence ATGACTATCCAATCCAATTCGAGTATGTCGGCACCCTGGTACAAGCATCGTTGGCCGTGGTTGCTGATTGCCATTCCGTTTTCCTCTGTCTGTGTCGGCAGCTATTTCATCTATATCGCCACCCACGGCACGGATCCGATGGTGCAGGAGCAGTATTACGCGGCTGGCCAGTCGATCAATTCATTGATCGAGGCCGGCAAAACGGCCGAGAAGATGGGTTTGCTTGGCCAGCTGACCTTTGCCGATAACAGCGTGACGCTGGTCCTGCAGCGCAAGGTGAACGAGCCCTTGCCGCCGGTGCTGACCCTGCAGTTGTCGCACCCGACCATCGCCAGCCTGGATCAGACCGTGAATCTGGTGGTCGGGCCCGATGGCCGTTACAGCGCGGCACTGCAGCCCAGTCAGGCTTCGCGCTGGGATCTGACGCTCAGTGCCCCGGACAAGCGCTGGAGTCTGTCCGGCAAGTGGAACAAAGAAGAAGGCAGCCAGGCGACATTGTCGCCAACGGATGTGCGCGAAGCCCAGAACTGA